From Salvia splendens isolate huo1 chromosome 3, SspV2, whole genome shotgun sequence, a single genomic window includes:
- the LOC121796210 gene encoding serine/threonine-protein kinase STY13-like, with translation MLEAPKFTGIVGLNNNNNDNYVMHFYHKLNEGSNMSTESYGSLQMSNGGGSVAMSVDNSSVGSNDSHTRILGHNGLRHVKDYSVAASVNHGRASHGLSDDALAQALMDPRYPTEGLGNYDEWTIDLRKLNMGPAFAQGAFGKLYRGTYNGDDVAIKLLERPENDPEKAQLMEQQFQQEVMMLATLKHPNIVRFIGACRKPLVWCIVTEYAKGGSVRQFLTKRQNRAVPLKLAVKQALDVARGMAYVHGLNLIHRDLKSDNLLIAADKSIKIADFGVARIEVQTEGMTPETGTYRWMAPEMIQHRPYTQKVDVYSFGIVLWELITGMLPFQNMTAVQAAFAVVNKGVRPTIPNECLPALSQIMTLCWDGNPDVRPSFSEVVRMLEAAETEIMTTVRKARFRCCMSQPMTTD, from the exons atgttggAGGCTCCCAAGTTTACTGGAATTGTAGGCCTaaacaacaataataatgacAATTATGTCATGCATTTTTATCACAAGCTCAATGAGGGATCAAATATGTCGACTGAAAGTTATGGGAGCTTGCAGATGAGCAATGGTGGAGGCTCGGTTGCGATGTCAGTAGACAACAGCAGTGTTGGGTCGAATGATTCCCACACTCGTATCTTGGGTCACAATGGCCTCAGGCATGTCAAAGACTATTCTGTTGCTGCCAGTGTCAATCATGGGAGAGCTTCTCATGGGCTGAGTGATGACGCCCTCGCTCAAGCTCTGATGGATCCTCGATATCCTACTGAAGGACTTGGAAATTATGATGAGTGGACAATTGACCTGAGAAAGCTCAACATGGGACCAGCTTTTGCTCAGGGTGCTTTTGGGAAGCTCTACAGAGGCACATATAATGGTGATGATGTTGCAATTAAGCTTTTGGAAAGGCCAGAGAATGACCCAGAGAAGGCACAATTGATGGAGCAGCAGTTTCAACAAGAAGTAATGATGTTGGCTACGCTTAAACATCCAAATATTGTTCGCTTCATTGGTGCATGCAGAAAACCCTTGGTCTGGTGTATCGTGACAGAATATGCCAAGGGTGGGTCAGTGCGCCAGTTCTTGACAAAACGTCAGAATCGTGCAGTGCCCTTGAAGTTGGCTGTCAAGCAGGCCCTAGATGTTGCTAGGGGGATGGCATATGTTCATGGATTGAATTTGATTCACCGGGACTTGAAATCTGACAATCTTCTGATTGCTGCTGACAAGTCTATTAAGATTGCTGATTTTGGTGTAGCTCGTATTGAAGTACAGACAGAAGGAATGACACCAGAAACAGGCACATACCGTTGGATGGCCCC AGAAATGATCCAACACCGGCCTTATACCCAAAAGGTTGATGTATACAGCTTTGGGATTGTCCTGTGGGAGCTAATCACAGGGATGCTCCCGTTCCAGAACATGACTGCCGTTCAGGCAGCATTCGCTGTTGTGAACAAAGGTGTCCGGCCAACTATCCCCAACGAGTGCCTGCCTGCTCTGAGCCAGATCATGACGCTCTGCTGGGATGGCAATCCTGATGTTAGGCCGTCCTTCAGCGAGGTGGTGAGAATGCTCGAGGCTGCAGAGACGGAGATCATGACTACTGTGAGGAAAGCTCGTTTCAGGTGCTGTATGAGCCAACCGATGACTACAGATTGA